In Anaeromusa acidaminophila DSM 3853, one genomic interval encodes:
- a CDS encoding glycosyltransferase family 2 protein → MQPRLAILILTYNEEKNIGSCMDSAAFADEIVVVDSGSADQTTAIAAEKGGNVVVHPMTEGFAGQRNFALTQTQAEWVLFLDADERLAPEVAAEVRRIMERGDAFAYEILRKNIVFGQPVFHGGHAPDWSLRFYPRAAIRWEGIVHEAAKVTLPVKRLQACMFHHTYQEWERYFFKFNQYTTLLAKKMRDEGKKVSFFDLLLRPLAGFFKFYILKAGWRDGRMGLVLALLHFFYTMTKYLKVYYNAPEERK, encoded by the coding sequence ATGCAGCCGCGTTTAGCGATATTGATTCTGACGTACAACGAAGAAAAAAATATAGGCTCTTGCATGGACAGCGCCGCTTTTGCCGACGAAATCGTCGTCGTAGATTCCGGCAGCGCCGATCAGACAACGGCCATTGCGGCAGAAAAAGGCGGCAACGTAGTTGTCCATCCTATGACGGAAGGCTTTGCGGGGCAGCGAAATTTTGCTTTGACCCAAACGCAAGCCGAGTGGGTGCTCTTTTTGGATGCGGACGAGCGGCTGGCACCGGAAGTGGCGGCAGAAGTACGGCGCATTATGGAGCGGGGCGATGCTTTCGCCTATGAGATTTTGCGCAAGAATATCGTCTTCGGCCAGCCTGTTTTTCACGGAGGACATGCGCCGGATTGGTCGCTGCGCTTTTATCCCCGAGCGGCCATTCGCTGGGAAGGAATTGTACATGAAGCGGCAAAAGTGACGTTGCCTGTCAAACGGCTGCAAGCATGCATGTTTCACCATACATACCAGGAATGGGAACGGTATTTCTTTAAATTCAACCAGTATACGACGTTGCTGGCGAAAAAAATGCGGGATGAAGGCAAAAAAGTGAGCTTTTTCGATTTGTTATTGCGGCCGCTTGCCGGATTTTTTAAATTTTACATATTGAAAGCCGGTTGGCGGGACGGCCGCATGGGGTTGGTGCTGGCGTTGCTGCATTTTTTCTATACCATGACCAAATATTTGAAAGTATATTATAACGCCCCAGAAGAAAGGAAGTAG
- a CDS encoding glycosyltransferase: protein MKFAIMESVMSPGGHEIDYDRILVEELQALGHEVVFYVPEGHAFCHEYGVPVHTLSGAGVSYGSLRGIRKWALAVKREWRRRGWYHQLLEAAKRREFDAVIFPSATYRYLRGLRKSRLLQSPVPLLFLIHGLTPDEAGRLQEQARQVAAYPEVRIGVQTFAPEDFAGKGESNISYFPPPSYLPRDIQPKPLRLAPAELKLGFFGQYRREKKLDEFLELYLSCKFSRPVSLLVQGATANDADAADFERLIAQYKGQPGLEFLHRPLIGKDWQAALDSVDVLMMPYGAARYRYHTSAMLSNAIGHRRTVIISDIVNPEVLRQFPMGEVFPNGNWKVLRQVLESFVNEYESKAAGYEAALDEAYAWYAPRRLAAAIVEMAQKGAAGRA, encoded by the coding sequence ATGAAGTTTGCCATTATGGAATCGGTCATGAGCCCGGGCGGACATGAGATCGATTATGACCGCATTCTAGTGGAAGAGCTGCAGGCGTTAGGGCATGAAGTTGTTTTTTATGTGCCTGAGGGACATGCGTTTTGTCATGAATACGGTGTGCCGGTGCATACTCTTTCCGGTGCAGGCGTTAGCTATGGTTCGCTCCGGGGAATTCGCAAATGGGCCTTGGCCGTAAAGCGGGAATGGCGGCGGCGCGGCTGGTATCATCAATTGCTGGAAGCCGCTAAACGGCGTGAGTTTGACGCGGTCATTTTTCCTTCGGCGACTTATCGCTATCTGCGCGGGTTGCGTAAAAGCCGCTTGCTGCAAAGTCCTGTGCCCCTACTGTTTTTGATTCACGGTCTTACGCCGGACGAGGCAGGGAGACTGCAGGAGCAGGCGCGACAGGTAGCAGCATATCCCGAGGTGCGTATTGGGGTGCAGACCTTTGCTCCGGAGGATTTTGCCGGTAAAGGAGAAAGCAATATTTCGTACTTTCCGCCGCCTTCGTATTTGCCCCGCGATATCCAGCCAAAACCATTGCGCTTAGCGCCGGCAGAGCTGAAGCTGGGTTTTTTTGGTCAGTACCGCCGCGAAAAAAAGCTGGATGAATTTTTGGAACTGTACTTGTCATGCAAATTCTCCCGGCCGGTGAGTTTGTTGGTGCAGGGAGCGACCGCCAATGACGCCGATGCGGCCGATTTTGAACGCCTGATTGCGCAATACAAGGGTCAACCTGGTTTGGAATTTTTGCATCGGCCGCTGATCGGCAAGGACTGGCAGGCAGCCCTTGACAGTGTGGATGTGTTGATGATGCCTTATGGGGCAGCGAGGTATCGTTATCATACCTCGGCGATGCTCTCCAATGCGATCGGTCATCGCCGGACTGTGATTATTTCCGATATCGTCAATCCGGAAGTGTTGCGGCAATTTCCTATGGGTGAAGTCTTTCCAAACGGAAATTGGAAAGTGCTGCGTCAGGTTTTGGAGAGCTTTGTAAATGAATATGAAAGCAAAGCAGCCGGCTATGAGGCAGCCTTGGACGAGGCTTATGCCTGGTATGCGCCGCGCCGTTTGGCGGCAGCGATTGTAGAAATGGCGCAGAAAGGGGCGGCCGGGCGTGCCTAA
- the waaF gene encoding lipopolysaccharide heptosyltransferase II, whose product MPNSILVINLMHIGDLLLVTPILRTLRTQFPQAHIALLADKKLQDLVKNNQNINELITIDKKGQDDGLLPYLRFAWKLRQRRFDWVINLHQNERASFLAAFSGAKTIVGYATAVLRHCFTKYMLNRKAEKHQIESHFDVLRELLGIVERDDKGLEIWLDEGAKEAAASVWKREVHHERPVVGLNIGASWPTKRWRHEYFAKLADQLTERGYGVAFFGGPMDVELVQETIALMRHGKEDGVSVFTGKLSLMQLAAMLPFCRVLVTNDSGPMHVAVAMGVPLVTMFGASPVPGFYPYSNTSVLIQSSEPCHPCGSHHCEHHSCMWKISVEQVEKETLRLLEASSEELAFDREKLGPHECRIIR is encoded by the coding sequence GTGCCTAACTCAATTTTAGTCATCAATTTAATGCATATCGGCGATCTTCTGCTGGTCACGCCGATTCTGCGTACGCTGCGTACGCAGTTTCCGCAGGCCCATATTGCGCTGCTGGCGGATAAGAAGCTGCAAGATTTAGTGAAAAACAATCAAAATATCAACGAGCTGATTACGATCGATAAAAAGGGGCAAGATGACGGCCTTCTTCCGTACTTGCGTTTTGCCTGGAAGCTGCGGCAGCGCCGCTTTGACTGGGTGATCAATCTGCATCAAAATGAGCGGGCATCATTTCTCGCTGCTTTCAGCGGCGCTAAAACGATTGTTGGTTATGCTACGGCGGTGCTGCGGCATTGCTTTACTAAGTATATGCTCAACCGCAAGGCGGAAAAGCATCAGATTGAGTCTCATTTTGACGTGCTGCGCGAGCTTTTAGGCATTGTGGAACGCGACGACAAGGGTCTGGAAATTTGGCTGGACGAAGGCGCTAAAGAAGCAGCGGCCTCTGTTTGGAAGCGGGAAGTGCATCACGAGCGCCCGGTAGTGGGGCTGAATATCGGTGCCAGCTGGCCGACAAAACGCTGGCGGCATGAGTACTTTGCCAAGCTGGCGGATCAGCTCACTGAGCGAGGTTACGGGGTTGCTTTTTTCGGCGGTCCTATGGATGTGGAGCTTGTGCAGGAAACCATCGCCTTGATGCGGCATGGAAAGGAAGATGGGGTAAGCGTATTTACCGGCAAGCTGTCCCTGATGCAGCTTGCGGCGATGCTGCCCTTTTGTCGTGTGCTGGTAACCAATGACTCAGGGCCCATGCATGTGGCCGTTGCTATGGGGGTGCCGCTGGTGACCATGTTTGGAGCGTCCCCGGTTCCCGGCTTTTATCCTTACAGCAACACCAGTGTATTGATTCAAAGCAGTGAACCTTGTCATCCCTGCGGCAGTCATCATTGTGAGCATCATTCCTGCATGTGGAAGATCTCCGTGGAGCAGGTAGAAAAAGAAACTTTGCGGCTGCTGGAGGCGTCTTCGGAAGAACTCGCATTCGACAGGGAAAAACTTGGACCGCATGAATGCCGAATTATACGGTAG
- a CDS encoding diacylglycerol/lipid kinase family protein: MFREIWVIYNEQAGWHKRKKVEAVIAALEKKKTLLRLCRTTYAGHAERWAAEACRQGVELLVVAGGDGTLNEAVNGLYKEPSGTWPLLAVYPSGTINLIAEELAVPKEAQEFVGMLWQRQTVLVWPGIVNERYFLANVGAGFDGWVVHRVPKGLKRWISKWAYAWQLLLLLLRAVWRRSYQVTVDGACIADDASAVVVAKGRYYAGVHHVAYEARLDSRKLYICVFQKRSIKTIFEYICWLAQDRLPQHPDVLICAAEREVIIQGGGKGDRQMDGDAFADEALHVTMADQSVRLIGGAL; this comes from the coding sequence ATGTTCCGCGAAATTTGGGTGATTTACAACGAACAAGCCGGTTGGCATAAACGCAAAAAAGTGGAGGCGGTCATTGCCGCGCTGGAAAAAAAGAAAACCTTATTGCGCCTTTGCCGCACTACTTATGCCGGCCATGCGGAGCGATGGGCGGCGGAAGCTTGCCGTCAAGGCGTGGAGCTGCTGGTGGTAGCGGGCGGGGATGGTACGTTGAACGAAGCCGTAAATGGTCTCTATAAAGAGCCGTCCGGTACGTGGCCTTTGCTGGCGGTATACCCGTCCGGGACCATTAACCTGATTGCCGAAGAATTGGCAGTACCCAAAGAGGCGCAGGAATTTGTCGGGATGCTTTGGCAGCGCCAGACGGTATTGGTTTGGCCAGGCATTGTTAATGAACGCTATTTTCTAGCCAATGTCGGTGCCGGCTTTGATGGCTGGGTGGTTCATCGCGTCCCCAAAGGATTGAAACGGTGGATTTCCAAATGGGCCTATGCCTGGCAGCTTTTGCTGCTCCTCTTAAGGGCAGTATGGCGGCGCTCTTATCAGGTTACTGTCGATGGAGCCTGTATTGCGGATGATGCCAGCGCTGTGGTCGTTGCCAAAGGACGCTACTATGCGGGGGTTCACCACGTTGCCTATGAGGCTCGGCTGGACAGTAGGAAACTCTATATATGCGTCTTTCAAAAACGAAGCATCAAAACGATTTTTGAGTATATCTGCTGGCTGGCCCAAGATCGTCTGCCCCAGCATCCCGACGTATTAATTTGCGCTGCGGAGCGAGAGGTAATCATTCAGGGTGGCGGCAAAGGCGACCGACAAATGGACGGAGATGCCTTTGCGGATGAAGCATTGCATGTAACAATGGCGGACCAGTCCGTTCGGCTCATCGGCGGTGCTTTATGA
- a CDS encoding zinc dependent phospholipase C family protein gives MQRIFAWARWPIWALARLLLLTASPFQLLVDRGPVTHQLMIAEGLRRMGKTLNASLLIATEKELLAGVAWADKGWKNITHYYHPHKKKGLLMFPSAFLYYKEYLTKAKRLAQRGKWGKAAFYLGAAAHLLQDMCVPHHATGNVFFGHREFETWAAPKAAKLVRQATEIRLPADEEELFQRVVEESAALFELVKDETEAGYTQAATLLLPLAAEATGKLFVAFAASLQTSEANQPLRLAK, from the coding sequence ATGCAACGAATTTTCGCCTGGGCCCGGTGGCCTATTTGGGCGCTGGCGCGGCTGCTGCTGCTGACGGCTAGCCCGTTCCAACTGCTGGTGGATCGCGGGCCGGTAACGCATCAGCTGATGATTGCCGAAGGCCTGCGGCGCATGGGCAAGACGCTTAACGCTTCTTTGCTGATTGCTACGGAAAAGGAATTGCTCGCAGGCGTTGCCTGGGCGGATAAGGGTTGGAAAAATATCACTCATTATTACCATCCACACAAGAAGAAGGGGCTTTTAATGTTCCCTTCCGCTTTTTTGTATTATAAAGAGTATCTGACAAAGGCCAAACGCCTGGCACAGCGCGGCAAGTGGGGCAAAGCGGCTTTTTATTTGGGGGCGGCGGCTCATCTGCTGCAGGATATGTGCGTACCGCACCATGCAACCGGCAACGTATTTTTCGGTCACCGGGAATTTGAAACTTGGGCTGCCCCCAAGGCGGCCAAATTAGTGAGGCAAGCGACAGAAATTCGCTTGCCTGCAGATGAGGAAGAGCTTTTTCAGCGGGTTGTGGAAGAATCTGCTGCCTTGTTTGAGTTGGTTAAAGACGAAACTGAAGCAGGCTATACACAGGCGGCCACATTGTTGCTTCCTCTGGCTGCCGAAGCAACAGGCAAGCTCTTTGTTGCTTTTGCCGCGAGTTTGCAAACTTCTGAAGCCAACCAGCCTCTGCGCCTGGCTAAGTAA
- a CDS encoding D-sedoheptulose-7-phosphate isomerase: protein MTLHEAIQEHLQIIQQLEEVCGDEIRQAVDLCSDALGGGNKIFLCGNGGSAADCQHLAAELVVRFTRERQGLPAIALTTDTSILTACGNDYGYDRVFSRQVEALGRMGDVLLAFSTSGNSVNVLEAVRRAQEEGMFTVGFTGRKGGKMADLCELCISVPSDVTARIQEGHILLGHWLCDELERRCGNVSA from the coding sequence ATGACATTACATGAAGCCATTCAAGAGCATCTGCAAATCATTCAGCAGCTCGAAGAAGTCTGTGGAGATGAAATCCGTCAGGCGGTCGATTTATGCAGTGATGCGCTGGGGGGAGGCAACAAAATTTTTCTCTGCGGCAATGGGGGATCAGCGGCTGATTGCCAACATTTAGCAGCAGAGCTGGTAGTGCGATTTACTCGAGAGCGTCAAGGTTTGCCGGCCATTGCCTTGACCACAGATACATCGATTCTGACTGCCTGTGGCAATGATTACGGGTATGACCGCGTTTTTTCTAGACAAGTGGAAGCCTTGGGAAGAATGGGAGATGTGCTGTTGGCATTTAGCACCTCTGGTAATAGTGTTAATGTGCTTGAAGCAGTTCGGCGGGCCCAGGAAGAAGGCATGTTTACGGTTGGTTTTACCGGAAGAAAGGGTGGGAAAATGGCAGATTTGTGTGAATTATGCATAAGCGTGCCATCAGACGTTACCGCTCGTATTCAAGAAGGCCATATCCTATTAGGGCATTGGCTATGTGATGAACTGGAACGGAGATGCGGAAATGTTTCGGCATAA
- the rfaE1 gene encoding D-glycero-beta-D-manno-heptose-7-phosphate kinase, with amino-acid sequence MFRHKKKVRDFVAQQTRKASVLVVGDVMLDRYYFGEVKRISPEAPVPVTRVTRKKETLGGAANVAHNLARLGCPTLLVGAVGDDENRRCLEKMLDELGVDCNGLFVTPGPTTAKLRIIGGHQQMLRLDFEETAPWPPETENRVLAYVTAKVVQQQCKAIIVSDYAKGVCTQGLCQALMKLQEQYGVPVIVDPKGTDWERYQGAFAVTPNLKELGEALGNSITNENESVRQAATRLRRRFRLQSLLATRSEKGLSFLASRKEVHIPTLAQEVFDVSGAGDTVIAVFAAGIAGGLEAPDSARLANVAAGFVVGKLGTYAISREELLATLDNKC; translated from the coding sequence ATGTTTCGGCATAAAAAGAAAGTCCGCGATTTTGTGGCGCAGCAGACAAGGAAGGCTTCGGTATTAGTAGTGGGCGATGTCATGTTGGATCGTTATTATTTTGGAGAAGTGAAACGTATATCCCCCGAAGCGCCGGTTCCGGTTACGAGAGTGACCCGAAAAAAGGAAACCTTGGGCGGGGCGGCCAATGTGGCTCATAATCTGGCGCGTCTTGGGTGTCCTACACTGCTTGTTGGAGCGGTCGGCGATGACGAGAATCGGCGTTGTTTAGAGAAGATGCTGGATGAATTGGGCGTGGACTGCAACGGTTTATTTGTTACGCCTGGACCGACAACCGCCAAGTTGCGCATCATCGGCGGTCATCAGCAAATGCTGCGCTTGGATTTTGAAGAAACAGCTCCCTGGCCGCCAGAAACGGAAAATCGTGTCTTGGCATATGTCACTGCTAAAGTAGTGCAGCAGCAATGCAAAGCCATTATCGTGTCCGACTATGCCAAAGGAGTTTGCACACAAGGACTGTGTCAGGCGCTAATGAAGTTGCAAGAGCAATACGGTGTACCGGTTATTGTCGATCCTAAAGGAACGGATTGGGAACGTTACCAGGGAGCCTTTGCGGTAACCCCTAACCTTAAAGAGCTGGGTGAAGCGTTAGGAAACTCCATAACGAATGAAAACGAATCCGTGAGGCAGGCAGCGACGAGGCTGCGGCGGCGTTTTCGTCTGCAGTCTCTCTTGGCGACGCGCTCGGAAAAAGGATTGAGTTTTCTGGCGTCTCGTAAGGAAGTGCATATTCCTACCTTGGCGCAGGAGGTTTTTGACGTGTCCGGCGCTGGTGATACGGTTATAGCCGTTTTTGCTGCGGGTATCGCCGGCGGCTTGGAAGCGCCGGACTCTGCTAGACTGGCAAATGTAGCGGCGGGCTTTGTCGTGGGCAAACTTGGGACTTATGCCATAAGTCGGGAGGAATTACTCGCCACATTAGACAATAAATGTTAA
- the rfaD gene encoding ADP-glyceromanno-heptose 6-epimerase: protein MIIVTGGAGFIGSNLVKGLNEQGIEDILVVDNLGSSLKFRNLNGLKFKDYLHKEDFLTRLETGRFHGQAIEAIFHNGACSNTMELDGNYMMANNYEYSKIMLHHALEHRIPFIYASSASVYGDGAQGFREDPGCEEALNVYAYSKLQFDRYVRQVLPAASSQVVGLRYFNVFGPQENHKGRMASVAFHFHNQLLKNGVIKLFEGTDGYANGEQRRDFIYVKDVVRVNLHFWKNPRISGVFNCGTGMAHSFNDVALALIAHYGKGNIEYVSFPEALKGKYQSFTESDASQLRQAGFTAAFAQLEEAVADYAGILDTQGGYV from the coding sequence ATGATTATCGTAACTGGTGGTGCTGGGTTTATCGGCAGTAATCTGGTCAAAGGCCTGAACGAACAAGGCATTGAAGATATTTTGGTTGTGGACAATCTGGGCAGCAGCCTAAAATTTCGCAACCTCAATGGCTTAAAATTCAAAGACTATCTGCATAAAGAAGACTTTTTAACTCGTCTGGAAACCGGCCGGTTTCATGGACAGGCCATTGAAGCCATTTTCCATAACGGCGCTTGTTCTAATACCATGGAGCTGGACGGTAACTATATGATGGCCAACAACTATGAATACAGCAAAATTATGCTGCATCATGCGTTGGAGCATCGCATTCCCTTTATTTATGCCTCATCCGCTTCTGTGTATGGGGATGGTGCGCAGGGGTTCCGTGAAGACCCTGGCTGCGAGGAAGCTCTTAACGTCTATGCTTATTCCAAGCTGCAGTTTGACCGCTATGTACGGCAGGTACTGCCGGCTGCAAGCAGCCAAGTAGTTGGTTTGCGCTATTTTAATGTGTTTGGGCCGCAGGAAAACCATAAGGGACGCATGGCTTCAGTTGCTTTCCATTTTCATAATCAACTGCTGAAAAACGGTGTGATTAAGTTGTTTGAAGGTACAGACGGCTATGCTAATGGTGAACAGCGGCGTGATTTTATCTATGTCAAAGACGTAGTGCGGGTGAACCTTCATTTTTGGAAAAATCCTCGAATTTCAGGCGTTTTTAACTGTGGTACTGGTATGGCGCACAGTTTCAATGATGTGGCGCTCGCATTGATTGCTCACTATGGAAAAGGGAACATCGAATATGTTTCTTTTCCAGAGGCATTGAAAGGTAAGTATCAAAGCTTCACCGAGAGCGACGCTTCTCAGTTGCGGCAGGCTGGGTTTACGGCGGCCTTTGCGCAGTTGGAGGAAGCTGTGGCCGATTACGCTGGCATTCTTGATACGCAAGGCGGCTATGTCTAA
- a CDS encoding glycosyltransferase family 9 protein, with the protein MEKKTAQKVLVHSLVNLGDVVLATSAIALLKQHFPQMRISMLVKPSVAEVLQGHPLLEEVIPLVYQPKERSWRQMLRFVKELQSRKFDLSISLDRKLRPSILTLLAGIPVRIGPDRLFDNKPSQMRRLWSHAVHTSDDFLNTHQSELFQDVIRGAFKVQGSAKPVIGAITSKHREKARALLDSLPQGNKRVALCVKGTYYLKNWPQDYFVDLIDLLASQGGISCLLVGAPEDKEYAQQIADASQAPVLNLCGETSLLEFAALCRQIDLLITIDTGGMHIAATTGVPIIGIFRCVSAKRWAPLCKKKYVIEHNLLECPSVSTPEQCPMKYCVEKIGIEEVFKAASEVLGCREARR; encoded by the coding sequence ATGGAAAAAAAAACAGCTCAAAAAGTATTGGTTCACTCTTTGGTCAACCTAGGAGATGTTGTGTTGGCCACCAGCGCGATCGCTTTGTTAAAACAGCACTTTCCACAGATGCGCATTTCCATGCTGGTTAAGCCTTCGGTGGCCGAAGTGTTGCAAGGGCATCCGCTGTTGGAAGAGGTTATTCCGTTAGTGTATCAGCCCAAAGAGCGCTCCTGGCGCCAAATGCTGCGCTTTGTCAAAGAACTGCAAAGCAGGAAGTTTGATCTTAGCATTTCTCTGGACCGTAAGCTGCGTCCGTCTATTTTGACGCTGCTGGCAGGCATTCCGGTGCGGATAGGTCCAGACCGGCTTTTTGACAACAAGCCAAGCCAGATGCGAAGATTGTGGTCACATGCGGTGCATACGTCCGATGACTTTCTCAACACGCATCAATCAGAGTTATTTCAGGATGTCATCCGAGGCGCTTTTAAGGTGCAGGGCAGTGCTAAGCCGGTTATAGGAGCTATTACTAGTAAGCATAGGGAAAAAGCAAGAGCCTTACTTGATTCATTGCCGCAAGGGAATAAGCGAGTCGCCCTTTGCGTAAAAGGGACCTATTATTTAAAAAATTGGCCGCAAGATTATTTTGTGGACTTGATTGACCTCTTGGCTTCGCAGGGGGGAATCAGCTGTCTGCTGGTTGGTGCGCCGGAGGACAAAGAATACGCGCAACAGATTGCTGACGCCTCGCAGGCGCCGGTTTTGAATTTGTGCGGTGAAACGAGCCTGTTGGAGTTTGCGGCACTTTGCAGGCAAATTGATCTTTTGATTACCATTGATACCGGAGGCATGCATATTGCTGCTACGACCGGAGTGCCGATTATTGGTATTTTTCGGTGCGTGTCGGCTAAGCGCTGGGCTCCTTTGTGTAAAAAAAAGTATGTAATAGAACATAATTTACTGGAGTGTCCAAGCGTTAGTACGCCAGAGCAGTGTCCGATGAAATACTGTGTTGAAAAAATTGGCATAGAAGAGGTTTTTAAAGCTGCATCGGAAGTGTTGGGATGTAGAGAGGCTAGACGATGA
- a CDS encoding glycosyltransferase family 4 protein, with protein sequence MAGWAGTAQYMENLIKGMQERGHCVHLLTRDLPVTKRFDSLCLVHHWPLKKDALSYRHIFKLHQLIIDNKYDIVHIHGGKDAWVAILSRFLWRGNYIVCSTRHDLNRKIHKDCFHKWFYTQLDASVCISRTVQMDFLQKNPFVDEKKSPLVYNGIDVSEAYFAEETRATIRKELNLENDEFAIGVFSRICYQKGIHLAVEAISILRKNMKSCAHLYIFGDVVEEKYFEEIAKKIEKEQLHEYVHVMGFAKDVSDKMMGMDIVLVPNVERESFGLTVCEAMNLKRPVIVTDLGGPAEIVVEACGLVVQPKAQDIADGLQQIVNMKSSERECMGSHARERVLNLYTKEHMAGKMEELFMSLIKRRKNEDNCLGI encoded by the coding sequence ATGGCCGGCTGGGCGGGAACTGCTCAATATATGGAAAATCTTATTAAAGGCATGCAGGAACGGGGGCATTGTGTTCATTTATTGACGCGAGATTTGCCTGTTACGAAAAGATTTGACTCATTGTGTCTAGTGCATCATTGGCCTTTAAAAAAAGATGCGTTATCCTATCGGCATATTTTTAAATTGCATCAGCTAATCATTGATAATAAATATGATATTGTGCATATTCATGGAGGGAAGGATGCATGGGTTGCGATTCTTAGCCGCTTTTTGTGGCGAGGAAATTATATTGTTTGCAGTACTCGGCATGACTTGAACCGAAAAATTCACAAGGATTGTTTTCATAAATGGTTTTATACTCAGTTGGATGCGTCTGTTTGCATTTCTCGCACCGTGCAGATGGATTTCTTACAAAAAAATCCATTTGTTGACGAAAAAAAGAGTCCCTTGGTATATAATGGAATAGATGTTTCAGAAGCCTACTTCGCAGAGGAAACGAGAGCGACAATTCGTAAAGAGTTAAATCTTGAAAACGATGAATTTGCAATTGGCGTTTTTTCGCGAATTTGCTATCAAAAAGGCATTCATTTGGCGGTGGAGGCCATTTCTATTTTGCGCAAAAACATGAAATCATGTGCACATTTGTATATATTTGGTGATGTTGTTGAAGAAAAGTATTTTGAAGAGATCGCAAAAAAAATCGAAAAGGAACAACTGCACGAGTATGTTCACGTTATGGGATTTGCCAAAGATGTATCGGACAAAATGATGGGGATGGATATTGTACTAGTTCCCAATGTTGAAAGAGAGTCCTTTGGCTTGACTGTTTGTGAGGCAATGAACTTGAAAAGGCCGGTTATTGTCACCGATTTGGGGGGGCCAGCAGAAATTGTTGTTGAAGCCTGCGGGCTGGTTGTTCAACCGAAGGCGCAGGATATTGCGGACGGATTGCAACAAATCGTAAACATGAAATCATCAGAGCGAGAGTGTATGGGTAGCCATGCACGTGAACGTGTTCTGAATTTATATACCAAAGAACATATGGCGGGCAAGATGGAAGAACTTTTTATGAGCTTGATAAAGAGGAGAAAGAATGAAGACAATTGTTTGGGGATTTGA
- a CDS encoding O-antigen ligase family protein, whose protein sequence is MTVKLLSEVQIIRMMLKMKNWAFYSLAFFAAVSSISIAGINIALGLTFVFVLMMLYRGELSSALINRPIIKGAGLFIITALLSAAFSQQPIAAIDRAGAYFVRMAPFFFVALIATSQRDLYGLLGLAGISLCVAELGIIWQKVNGASPDGFFSNAMMMAGIFSQWIPLLTILAIKAWGREEKNKVFCWAALLGLFLGLAALVFNRTRGAWIAVAVSVGLIVMTNFKENKKNVLIGCIAGSVLLIIVNQYYDIINRLMTIFMLDYQSNSERLLLWKSAWQMFLDYPLTGVGAENFAFQYLTTYISPLAKERLGHAHSNFFQILAEQGMLGILAFIYMFWVILKEAWKGVARKSIWGEMLFYLTIGLLIQGMTEYNFGNAVVIRMYWFLVGISTVGMYLELKAEKALQEE, encoded by the coding sequence ATGACGGTGAAACTCTTAAGTGAGGTGCAGATTATTCGTATGATGCTTAAAATGAAAAACTGGGCATTTTATAGTTTGGCTTTTTTTGCGGCGGTGTCTTCCATTTCTATCGCAGGTATTAATATTGCGCTGGGACTTACCTTTGTTTTTGTTTTAATGATGCTGTATCGAGGGGAACTTTCAAGTGCATTAATTAATAGACCAATCATTAAAGGGGCGGGGTTATTTATTATTACCGCATTGCTTTCTGCGGCTTTTTCTCAGCAACCTATAGCTGCGATTGATCGAGCAGGGGCGTATTTTGTAAGGATGGCTCCGTTTTTTTTCGTTGCATTAATTGCTACGAGCCAGCGAGATCTTTATGGATTGCTGGGTTTAGCTGGAATTTCTCTTTGTGTTGCCGAACTCGGCATTATTTGGCAAAAGGTTAATGGAGCTAGTCCCGATGGATTTTTTTCAAATGCAATGATGATGGCAGGGATTTTTTCTCAATGGATTCCACTTTTGACGATCCTAGCAATAAAAGCCTGGGGACGAGAGGAGAAAAACAAAGTTTTCTGCTGGGCTGCGTTGCTTGGGCTTTTTTTGGGGTTAGCGGCACTTGTGTTTAATCGTACGCGGGGAGCCTGGATTGCTGTTGCTGTCTCCGTTGGCTTGATAGTAATGACTAATTTTAAGGAAAATAAAAAAAATGTTCTAATTGGGTGCATCGCTGGTTCCGTTTTATTAATTATAGTAAATCAGTATTATGATATAATAAATAGATTGATGACGATTTTTATGTTGGATTACCAGTCTAACTCAGAGAGGCTCTTGTTGTGGAAAAGTGCATGGCAGATGTTTTTGGATTATCCTCTGACAGGTGTGGGAGCCGAAAACTTCGCTTTTCAATATCTTACTACCTATATATCGCCTTTAGCTAAAGAACGGCTGGGACATGCGCATAGTAATTTCTTTCAAATCCTGGCAGAGCAGGGGATGCTGGGAATTTTGGCGTTTATTTACATGTTTTGGGTGATACTTAAAGAAGCCTGGAAAGGTGTTGCTCGAAAAAGTATTTGGGGAGAGATGCTGTTTTATTTGACCATTGGTTTGCTTATACAAGGCATGACGGAGTATAATTTTGGAAATGCCGTAGTGATTCGTATGTATTGGTTTTTGGTTGGAATTTCGACGGTAGGGATGTATTTGGAACTAAAAGCAGAGAAGGCTCTACAAGAAGAATGA